The following DNA comes from Enterocloster bolteae.
TAGGTTCTGTGAATATAGAAGATGATTTTGAAAAAATAATAACAAAATATCCGGAAACCCTGTCCTGTATTCCCCTGCTTCTGGCTGTGCGGAGCAACGAAATCTATGCCCAGGATGAGAACGGCGCGTTTAAGTATAATTTTAAAACAATGAATTATGATATGGATCAATATAAGATATTCATGAGAAAAACAGGATTGTTTGATCTGCTGCAGAAGCATCTGGTAAACAATCTGGTAGACTATGCGCTGGGGATTGAGACAGGACTTGACTCCAATGGCCGTAAGAACCGGGGCGGGCACCAGATGGAAGATCTGGTGGAGCAATATATCATTGCCGCAGGATTTACAAAGGATGAGAATTATTTTAAAGAGATGTACCTGAAAGATATTGAGAATAAATGGGATATTGATTTGTCCGCTTTATCCAACGAG
Coding sequences within:
- a CDS encoding type II restriction endonuclease — translated: MVKRDFDAWLSKFRASISGYRYYIDFDKVVRNVEDIKIELNILNSLIGSVNIEDDFEKIITKYPETLSCIPLLLAVRSNEIYAQDENGAFKYNFKTMNYDMDQYKIFMRKTGLFDLLQKHLVNNLVDYALGIETGLDSNGRKNRGGHQMEDLVEQYIIAAGFTKDENYFKEMYLKDIENKWDIDLSALSNEGKAAKRFDFVVKTESMIYAVETNFYSSGGSKLNETARSYKMLSQEADTIEGFSFVWFTDGIGWKSARGNLRETFEVMEHVYNIDDMEHSVMTALLV